In one Dama dama isolate Ldn47 chromosome 5, ASM3311817v1, whole genome shotgun sequence genomic region, the following are encoded:
- the TSR1 gene encoding pre-rRNA-processing protein TSR1 homolog isoform X1 has product MAAHRSGPLKQQNKAHKGGRHRGRGFAQRDGKGRLAPKTLSKKVRKDLSRVDQRHRASQLRKQKKEAVLAEKRQLGSKDGPPHQVLVVPLHDRISLPEAFRLLQDRDTGTVHLNERGSTHSFMLLCPRLKHRWFFTSARPGDLHTVLDMAKVADTILFLLDPLEGWDSTGDYCLSCLFAQGLPTYTLAVQGISSLPPKKQVDARRKLSKAVEKRFPEDKLLLLDTQQEAGMLLRQLANQKQRHLAFRDRRAYLFAHAADFVPSEENDLMGTLKISGYVRGQALNVNSVLHIIGHGDFQMKQIDAPVDPFPLNPRVIRSSKDSGTAMEICSADAVADMEEDPKVLMKADPDRQASLQTEVIPDPMEGEQTWPTEEELSEAHDLLKESSKVVKKVPKGTSSYQAEWILDEDGESGGEGDEYDDIEHENFMEEESQDEGSEEEEEEECETMTIGESVRDDLYDEKVDEEAEEKMLEKYKQERLEEMFPDEVDTPRDVAARIRFQKYRGLKSFRTSPWDPKENLPRDYARIFQFQNFINTRRRIFKEIEEEEVEGAEVGWYVTLHVSEVPVPVVEHFKRGTPLIAFSLLPHEQKMSVLNMVVSRHPGNTEPVKAKEELIFHCGFRRFQASPLFSQHTAADKHKFQRFLTADTALVATVYAPITFPPASVLLFKQNSNGMHSLIATGHLLSVDPDRMVIKRVVLSGHPFKIFTKTAVVRYMFFNREDVLWFKPVELRTKWGRRGHIKEPLGTHGHMKCSFDGKLKSQDTVLMNLYKRVFPKWTYDPYVPEPVPWVKSEISSTVPEMDME; this is encoded by the exons ATGGCGGCCCATCGCTCAGGCCCGCTTAAGCAGCAGAATAAAGCGCATAAAGGCGGGCGGCATCGGGGTCGAGGGTTCGCGCAGCGAGACGGCAAGG GCCGTCTAGCACCGAAAACCCTCAGCAAGAAGGTGAGAAAAGATCTCAGCAGGGTGGACCAGAGGCATCGCGCCAGCCAGCTCCGAAAGCAGAAGAAGGAGGCG GTTTTGGCAGAAAAGAGACAGCTTGGCAGCAAGGATGGCCCTCCTCATCAGGTACTGGTGGTGCCCTTGCACGACAGGATTTCCCTGCCAGAGGCCTTTCGGCTGCTTCAGGATAGGGACACTGGAACTGTACACTTGAATGAACGGGGAAGCACCCATAGCTTTATGCTGTTATGCCCCCGCTTGAAACATCGGTGGTTTTTCACATCGGCAAGGCCAG gggatctgcaCACTGTGTTAGACATGGCTAAAGTGGCTGATACCATCCTGTTCCTCCTTGATCCACTAGAAGGCTGGGATAGCACCGGGGATTACTGCCTTTCTTGCCTGTTTGCTCAGGGCCTTCCCACCTATA CGTTAGCTGTTCAAGGGATTTCTAGCCTCCCGCCAAAGAAACAAGTAGATGCCAGAAGAAAGCTAAGTAAAGCAGTGGAGAAGCGCTTTCCTGAGGACAAACTCCTCCTGTTAGATACTCAGCAGGAGGCAGGGATGCTGCTCAGGCAGTTGGCTAACCAAAAGCAACGGCATCTTGCCTTTCGAGATCGGCGTGCCTATCTATTTGCTCATGCTGCTGACTTTGTGCCTAGTGAAGAGAATGACTTGATGGGTACCTTGAAGATCTCAGGCTATGTTCGTGGGCAGGCTCTGAATGTGAATAGCGTGCTGCATATCATTGGACATGGTGATTTCCAGATGAAGCAGATAGATGCCCCTGTGGACCCTTTCCCTTTAAATCCGAGAGTGATCAGATCCTCAAAGGACTCAGGCACGGCAATGGAG ATTTGTTCTGCAGATGCTGTAGCTGATATGGAGGAAGACCCGAAGGTTCTAATGAAGGCAGACCCTGATAGACAAGCATCTTTGCAAACAGAGGTTATCCCAGATCCAATGGAGGGGGAGCAGACCTGGCCCACAGAGGAGGAGCTGAGTGAGGCACATG ACTTACTGAAGGAAAGTTCCAAGGTTGTAAAGAAGGTTCCCAAGGGAACATCCAGTTATCAAGCTGAATGGATTCTGGATGAGGATGGTGAAAGTGGTGGGGAAGGAGATGAGTACGATGATATAGAACACGAGAATTTTATGGAAGAGGAATCTCAG GACGAGGGtagtgaagaggaagaagaggaggaatgtGAAACTATGACTATAGGAGAGTCTGTACGTGATGATCTGTATGATGAGAAAGTGGATGAAGAGGCTGAGGAAAAAATGCTGGAGAAATACAAACAAGAAAGACTGGAAGAGATGTTCCCAGATGAAGTAGATACCCCCCGTGATGTGGCTGCTAGAATTCG ATTTCAGAAATACAGAGGCCTTAAGAGCTTCCGGACATCTCCTTGGGATCCTAAGGAAAACCTCCCTCGAGATTATGCTCGGATCTTTCAGTTTCAGAACTTTATTAATACCCGGAGACGCATCTTTAAAGAGATTGAAGAAGAAGAAGTTGAAGGAGCTGAG GTTGGCTGGTATGTCACACTTCATGTCTCTGAAGTCCCTGTCCCAGTGGTTGAACACTTCAAGCGAGGCACACCCTTGATTGCATTTTCGTTACTACCTCATGAACAGAAG ATGTCAGTACTTAATATGGTGGTGAGCCGGCACCCTGGCAACACTGAACCTGTGAAAGCTAAAGAGGAGCTGATCTTCCACTGTGGATTCAGGCGCTTCCAAGCCTCACCTTTATTCTCTCAGCACACTGCAG CGGATAAACACAAATTTCAGAGGTTCCTGACTGCAGATACAGCCCTGGTGGCGACAGTATATGCCCCGATCACTTTTCCTCCTGCGTCTGTGCTGCTTTTCAAACAGAACAGCAATG GAATGCACAGCCTCATTGCCACAGGCCACCTCTTGTCAGTGGATCCAGACAGGATGGTCATCAAGAGAGTTGTTCTGAGTGGCCATCCTTTCAAAATTTTTACTAAGACGGCAGTGGTGcgttacatgtttttcaacagag AGGATGTACTGTGGTTTAAACCTGTGGAACTAAGAACAAAGTGGGGCCGCAGGGGCCACATCAAGGAGCCTTTAG GTACTCACGGTCACATGAAGTGCAGTTTTGATGGGAAGCTAAAATCTCAGGACACAGTACTGATGAATCTTTATAAGAGAGTTTTCCCCAAGTGGACTTATGATCCATATGTACCAGAACCAGTCCCCTGGGTGAAAAGTGAGATTTCTTCAACAGTGCCTGAAATGGACATGGAGTAA
- the TSR1 gene encoding pre-rRNA-processing protein TSR1 homolog isoform X2: MAKVADTILFLLDPLEGWDSTGDYCLSCLFAQGLPTYTLAVQGISSLPPKKQVDARRKLSKAVEKRFPEDKLLLLDTQQEAGMLLRQLANQKQRHLAFRDRRAYLFAHAADFVPSEENDLMGTLKISGYVRGQALNVNSVLHIIGHGDFQMKQIDAPVDPFPLNPRVIRSSKDSGTAMEICSADAVADMEEDPKVLMKADPDRQASLQTEVIPDPMEGEQTWPTEEELSEAHDLLKESSKVVKKVPKGTSSYQAEWILDEDGESGGEGDEYDDIEHENFMEEESQDEGSEEEEEEECETMTIGESVRDDLYDEKVDEEAEEKMLEKYKQERLEEMFPDEVDTPRDVAARIRFQKYRGLKSFRTSPWDPKENLPRDYARIFQFQNFINTRRRIFKEIEEEEVEGAEVGWYVTLHVSEVPVPVVEHFKRGTPLIAFSLLPHEQKMSVLNMVVSRHPGNTEPVKAKEELIFHCGFRRFQASPLFSQHTAADKHKFQRFLTADTALVATVYAPITFPPASVLLFKQNSNGMHSLIATGHLLSVDPDRMVIKRVVLSGHPFKIFTKTAVVRYMFFNREDVLWFKPVELRTKWGRRGHIKEPLGTHGHMKCSFDGKLKSQDTVLMNLYKRVFPKWTYDPYVPEPVPWVKSEISSTVPEMDME; the protein is encoded by the exons ATGGCTAAAGTGGCTGATACCATCCTGTTCCTCCTTGATCCACTAGAAGGCTGGGATAGCACCGGGGATTACTGCCTTTCTTGCCTGTTTGCTCAGGGCCTTCCCACCTATA CGTTAGCTGTTCAAGGGATTTCTAGCCTCCCGCCAAAGAAACAAGTAGATGCCAGAAGAAAGCTAAGTAAAGCAGTGGAGAAGCGCTTTCCTGAGGACAAACTCCTCCTGTTAGATACTCAGCAGGAGGCAGGGATGCTGCTCAGGCAGTTGGCTAACCAAAAGCAACGGCATCTTGCCTTTCGAGATCGGCGTGCCTATCTATTTGCTCATGCTGCTGACTTTGTGCCTAGTGAAGAGAATGACTTGATGGGTACCTTGAAGATCTCAGGCTATGTTCGTGGGCAGGCTCTGAATGTGAATAGCGTGCTGCATATCATTGGACATGGTGATTTCCAGATGAAGCAGATAGATGCCCCTGTGGACCCTTTCCCTTTAAATCCGAGAGTGATCAGATCCTCAAAGGACTCAGGCACGGCAATGGAG ATTTGTTCTGCAGATGCTGTAGCTGATATGGAGGAAGACCCGAAGGTTCTAATGAAGGCAGACCCTGATAGACAAGCATCTTTGCAAACAGAGGTTATCCCAGATCCAATGGAGGGGGAGCAGACCTGGCCCACAGAGGAGGAGCTGAGTGAGGCACATG ACTTACTGAAGGAAAGTTCCAAGGTTGTAAAGAAGGTTCCCAAGGGAACATCCAGTTATCAAGCTGAATGGATTCTGGATGAGGATGGTGAAAGTGGTGGGGAAGGAGATGAGTACGATGATATAGAACACGAGAATTTTATGGAAGAGGAATCTCAG GACGAGGGtagtgaagaggaagaagaggaggaatgtGAAACTATGACTATAGGAGAGTCTGTACGTGATGATCTGTATGATGAGAAAGTGGATGAAGAGGCTGAGGAAAAAATGCTGGAGAAATACAAACAAGAAAGACTGGAAGAGATGTTCCCAGATGAAGTAGATACCCCCCGTGATGTGGCTGCTAGAATTCG ATTTCAGAAATACAGAGGCCTTAAGAGCTTCCGGACATCTCCTTGGGATCCTAAGGAAAACCTCCCTCGAGATTATGCTCGGATCTTTCAGTTTCAGAACTTTATTAATACCCGGAGACGCATCTTTAAAGAGATTGAAGAAGAAGAAGTTGAAGGAGCTGAG GTTGGCTGGTATGTCACACTTCATGTCTCTGAAGTCCCTGTCCCAGTGGTTGAACACTTCAAGCGAGGCACACCCTTGATTGCATTTTCGTTACTACCTCATGAACAGAAG ATGTCAGTACTTAATATGGTGGTGAGCCGGCACCCTGGCAACACTGAACCTGTGAAAGCTAAAGAGGAGCTGATCTTCCACTGTGGATTCAGGCGCTTCCAAGCCTCACCTTTATTCTCTCAGCACACTGCAG CGGATAAACACAAATTTCAGAGGTTCCTGACTGCAGATACAGCCCTGGTGGCGACAGTATATGCCCCGATCACTTTTCCTCCTGCGTCTGTGCTGCTTTTCAAACAGAACAGCAATG GAATGCACAGCCTCATTGCCACAGGCCACCTCTTGTCAGTGGATCCAGACAGGATGGTCATCAAGAGAGTTGTTCTGAGTGGCCATCCTTTCAAAATTTTTACTAAGACGGCAGTGGTGcgttacatgtttttcaacagag AGGATGTACTGTGGTTTAAACCTGTGGAACTAAGAACAAAGTGGGGCCGCAGGGGCCACATCAAGGAGCCTTTAG GTACTCACGGTCACATGAAGTGCAGTTTTGATGGGAAGCTAAAATCTCAGGACACAGTACTGATGAATCTTTATAAGAGAGTTTTCCCCAAGTGGACTTATGATCCATATGTACCAGAACCAGTCCCCTGGGTGAAAAGTGAGATTTCTTCAACAGTGCCTGAAATGGACATGGAGTAA